A genomic window from Xyrauchen texanus isolate HMW12.3.18 chromosome 15, RBS_HiC_50CHRs, whole genome shotgun sequence includes:
- the eny2 gene encoding transcription and mRNA export factor ENY2, whose translation MINMSKESQMRAAINQKLIEMGERERLKELLRAKLIECGWRDQLKALCKEVIKEKGIENVTVEDLVAGVTPKGRALVPDSVKKELLQRIRAFLAQHST comes from the exons ATG ATTAATATGAGCAAAGAATCACAAATGAGGGCTGCTATTAACCAGAAGTTAATTGAGATGGGCGAGAGGGAGAG gtTAAAGGAGTTGCTACGAGCCAAGCTTATTGAGTGTGGCTGGAGAGATCAGCTTAAAGCACTCTGCAAAG AGGTGATCAAGGAGAAAGGTATTGAGAATGTTACAGTAGAGGACTTGGTCGCTGGAGTCACCCCTAAAGGAAGAG CCCTGGTGCCTGACAGCGTAAAGAAGGAGCTACTGCAAAGAATAAGAGCCTTCCTCGCCCAGCACTCTACATGA